TTCATGGGGCTACGGCAATGGACATGGAATGGCACGGGGATAATTCCTAACTTTAACCTAACAGCATCACACAATAGTCTCACGTCTCTTCTTTTACTTGCCCCAAGACGATGATATCAGCACCACCAAGGTGTTACTGTCAATTCTGGATGCACTTTTTCCATTCCCCCCATTCCACAATTATTTTATTGCACTGACGTCTTATTGCGCTGTTCCTGGAGGCCCAGCTTACTGTAATAGTAAAAATTGGTAGCAGGCACAGTTTGACCCAGCAAAAGCTTCATCTTTTTTCCCAGTTTAGCAGtccacaaaaaaaaaatcaacacaTTATATTTCCTGTTGAGTACATGCCAAATGGTGTTGCATTACATACCCTACTGTCCCCATCACATTGTACGAGAAAACATCACCCGCAGATCAGAGTATGATATGGAAACTGTTGTTAGTGCACAGATCAAACTTCTGTATCTAAAGGCTATCATCTGAAATATTTGAAGTGTTTATACtcataaacaaaacatataaCAACAATTCATACAGTCTAGCTGTTGTCATTGACACCATGTGCAAGTGCCAGTGAAGTTTAGCCCTAGGAATACAAATGCTAATCCTTGGAGATAGAGATTAAAATAGTAGCTAGTCTTCCCAGGGAATACAAGGTTGTATGATGCACAGAAGAAAAGAAACGCTGCAAATAGCATCTCACGAAAGTTCACCCTGCAAGAAAAGATGATGTCATTTACAGTCTAGCATACAGTATATGTTGATTGTGCATAACCTTGACTAAGGGTTTTACCTGTCTCTTATTCTTTTCCTGGTTTTCTGGAGCAAGGGAACATCAGTGTCTTCAAAATTGTTTCCTACCTTCTTTGTCACGGCCCACTCGTTAAACTCCGATAATTCAAATAGACCAGCCAGTGCAGCTCTCAGGCGATGCATGGTCATCACATTCTCGAACAAAATCCAAAATGGCAATATGTGTATATTTCTGCAGAGAGGATTTTAAGGGCATTGAAAAAATTACTATGTGGAGAAGCAGAGATGAGAAATCTAATTGGAACTCAGAGCAGTCATTGAGAAACTTACTTGGGATGTCTTATCGCTGTGACCACTAAAAGTACCATGGGAATATAGGCGATGCCCCAGACTGGTATGAATAGTTCTGGTACCATGACTGATATTGGAAGTATGATATTGTAGAGAATACATGTGACCGTAGGGGCCACAACTCTCCGCACCAAAAAGAAACTATAGAGCATATGGAACTTCTTGACGACAGATACATCCTAATGAAACAACAATGGGATAAATTTTAGTTTCCTTTGAACATTTTCTAAAGATTTGCTAATGAGGGAGAAGAGAACCCTACTTTAgcagccaaaatatcttttgctacTTGTCGGAATAAATGTGCACCACCACAGGACCACCGGAATTGCTGTCGGCAGTAGTCCTTGTAAGTGGATGGCAATTCACTCTTAACCTGCATTATGTTTTGCATAGTTAAATGATTACACCAAGCTATTATACTTTCAACAATATTATTGTTGGATAAATAATACTCACTCTGATATCCCCGACATATATAAATTTCCAACCCTTTAGGGTTGCTCGAACTGCCAAGTCCATATCTTCAACTGTAGTGCGGTCCTTCCAACCCCCTGCCTCCTTGATGGCTGCTGCACGCCATACTCCAGCAGTTCCTAGGATTACAATAAACACTCCGTTAGACGGTCATTTATTTCTAATCTAATCTATGTTCTGGAATTCCTTTATTTTTACTTTGTGGCCTTACACAATGCGTAAGCCGTAAAGGTTTGTACCATTGAAACTGAAGAAGGAAAAGGTTGCTGATCCCGCTTCTTGCTCGACTTTGAAGTGGTAATCGAAGAACATCTTTTGTACCCTTGTCAACAGGCTTGCTGTGTCATTCACTGCAAAATTCTGTCAATTAAGAATCGATCAATTCAATCAGAGTAAATAAAGCACTATCATTTTTGTCAAGTGGTACATCAGCAGTATTTTCCATGCCAAATTATCTTGGAACTTTTTCTGTACCTTGTTCCTGGCACCCCATGAACGGTAAGACAGGATCAGCTGAACATGTTTTTAGATGTTCATGAAAATACAAAGATAAGTTTTCTTATGTGACCAGAAAAGTTTTTTTTTTATATCCCAAGTTCCCTGTGTTAGTTCTGGAAACAGTGCTTCCGTAAATTTCCTGACGTTTAGAAAGCATTCCTATGTGGTGAACTGGTGATGTGCTGAAATATATGAAGCCTATGTGATAAGTGCAATTGTGCAAACATGTAAGGCCTTTTTTTTTGTAGTTTAGTTTTCATTAGCAATGAAAACTGTCTTGATATAGAGATGGAAAAACTGATGGTCTAGAGCTAATAGGAAATGAGTACATACCGAAGGTCCACCGAGCTTGAACAAGAGCAACTTTTGGATTGTGTACAAAGAAGGGGACTGTCCTGAGAAGAAAGTCTTGTTCAGGCTGGAAATCAGCATCAAATATAGCAACGTATTCACACTGCTTGGCGTAGTCATATTCCATTCCTTTCTTCAGGGCTCCTGCTTTAAACCCCTTGCGGCCGCTTCTCGTGGTATACTTAATATTCATACCCTTGCTCGCCCAGTCTTCGCATTCAAGCTCCACCAAATTCTGCAGAACGTAAATAATCCAATGAGCATGGATGCTTCATATTGCATGTTAACATCCATCATGTAAAATGGCTGATGCCCTAATGTAGTAGCATATCTTAGCATGACACTCTTTTCATTGACACTGTGAAGTCTGACCACTCACAGGGGCTAGAAACTGGCAAGACCTAGAAGTCAGTGTGAAAAAGGGAAATGATCAACTGTTCCAATCACTTGGTAACATCTGAAGCCTGAATGTCTATTATCAATTGAAACACCTACCAGAGGTAAGGTTTAGTTTTGTTGATGTGTCAGCACAACTGGATTAGTGCCATTTTGGAAACTGTCTTCTATACAAAATAATTTGTTTTGAGAAAACTGTTGGTTAATCGATCAGATGAGGTCTACCATCTTAAGATAGTGCACCAACAGACATTTGATTGGGAGGCCACCCCTGCTTATCTTAAGAGTTCTTGTTCTTGCCAACTAGTACTCCTGCGGTCCTGCCCCATCCCACTAAGCCAACTCATCCACCGAATGGATTGAATACTGGCATAACTGATCTAGACTGTCCACTAGAATTTAATTTTCAATTTACTACTAGTTCTTACTGAAGAGAGGTGAGTACGGTTATTGAGTTGTGAAGCAAATTTCTAAGATCGGAGTATATAACTCCTTGTTTATTTTTGCAGAAATCTTAATTTCAAGTTTTTAAAGAAATGCAAAAAAAAATGAACAGAGATAATTGAGTAGTCAATTTCCTTGTAAATTCTGGTAAGAGAATATGATCATTTGCAAGACACGTGGAAAACACAAAACGAGTTATTGTGCAAAGACTACACAAGAAGTTAGGTGACTTGTGTAGAAAGTCGTGTGATATTTTGCATAGGTCGCAAATGGTAATATTATTTTTAGTAGTACTTACAGGGGTAAGTTTCTATCCAATATCAGCATGCAATCATTCCTTTTCATATTTTTCAAATAGAAAAAACGACTTCGTTTCCTATTGACTCGTTTATGGTTTGATACTttgcatacaaaaaaaaaaactgaaacgAGCAGAATAATTTATTTTGGTAATGAACCTTCCTGGGACAATCCAAAATATGAAGTAATGATTTTGGACAGCTGGGGAAGAATCCCTCCCTGGAGAGGAATATGCTCACCAATTATTGAACCATCTTCTCAGATCCACCACCATCCATGGGTCTGACTGAATGCACATTGTACAAGTGGGCAACGAGCCAGATCCCAGAGAGCGTTCATTGGCAAATGGCCAGGGGCTTATTGGTCTAGGAAAAATATCGGGACCGGGTAAATGAGTTCATGTGAATAGATGGTTAAATCAGTTTCAAGGGCTAAGCTTAGTTGAACCAATATTGCTGATGTATTGACAGTGTCAAATGACAACCCATGGTTTCTGGTGTGGTTAGATTCAGCATTGCTGCATTGGCTGCACTTTGTGTGGTGACTGGTGGCACAAATTGAAACTGTTTCCACAGGGAGAATACCCCTACATTCTTCACTTCCATTTTCGTGGAGACTCATTGCTATAATGGCCGACAGAGATCCCCAGCACACAGACAGCAGGGGCCCACTTGCTGCGCGTACCCATGTGATTGAAAGGTCAGGTTGGGAATCCAGATTTGCAACGAATAATTCGAAGATAGTAGTGCTATATGCTCTTGAACTTGTTCTCTGAATGTTCGATGACGACTTGCGAAGTTCTGATAGTGAAAGTAAACCTAGTGACAAAAATGCAACGTCTAGTTCCCTCAATGCCAAAGGTTGAAGTAGCTTTCACCAAAATAATCTCGTAGAAGTCCTTGATTGACCTTGCTCAATTTTAAAAAACTGAAAAAAatatgaaattctctacaacccaACTCACCACTCACAATAAGCAGCATGCTCCTATATATAGTCGTATGACAGATTGACATGTAGTCCAACGTCAAAACTTTTGACATCTTGCTGTAGAATATAACACATACGAggtctaaatctgtgtgttcctTTCTTAACAGGTCATATATGTCTGGGTCTGACTAATTAGAGATGGAATCTAGAAGTAGGTGAGTGTTTAGGTACTCCACTTCTTCTAAAATGATTAAAAGAGGCAACTTGCAACTTCCAACAAAGGTGGTATGGAGGCAACTCTGCTCAAAATATAGAGTTGAGAAGATGTCTACCTTGATATACGGATCGGTGGAATCATCCAGCACTTGGACAATTATCCTATCCTTTGGCCACTCGAGCTCACATGCCGCCCCTATCGACAGCTTGTACACCTACAAACACAGCTCAATCCCAAGAAATAAATTAAGCAGTGCACAGAGGAATATACAGTATTAATCTCGCAAGACAACAAGAACAATAACAGTAACAAATGAAAGCAACAAACGAGAGAAGATCTTGCTTTGGTGTTCTTTACAGAGATTAATGAGTAAATTATGATCGTCTCTCACCTCCAGCTCATTGTACATGGGTATCTGCACCAGGACCATGGGGTAGTGGGCGTCGGCCCCCTTctcctcgtcgtcgccggcgatggGCTCCCACTTGAACCGCCACTCGGGCCGCCAGCCAATGACCTTGACGCCGAGGCTGACCAAGCTGTTGTACACGGCCTCCACCgccagcatcaccgacatgaccatgCACACCCACACGGCCACCTGCAGCACCGGCGCGATCACGCCGCCCCGCACGCGCACCCACAGCTCGTACACATCCGCCAGCGACACGCCGCCGGCTGACTCCGACGAGGAGCCATCGAAGACGCCGATGAACCACGAAATGGTATCCTGGAAGTCCAGCCGCCCGCCCACTGCGACAGAGGAGAAAGGGAGATTAATGATGCCGCAAGAAACGTCAGATCACGTGCGCCGCCGCGCGTTACGGAGAGAGCAATGTTGTACCGGTGAGTGGGCGGCTGAAATCGACGGcgccggtggagacggcggtcgcgagggccgcggcggcggcgaggacgaagaggagggcgccgccgattTCTCCAGCCTCCATGGGTGACGGAAGGGGAATGCGGCCTATGTGGGAGGAGAGACAGAGTACAGGCCAACGGGTGCTGGATTTTCCCAAGTCCGCACCTATCTTTGTTGTActtttctccttcctcttttGCTACGTGCCACCGGTGTACTTGCTTTATATACGTGCAAGTGGGCACACTTTGCTATCCACTCCCAACTATTAAAACACAAAGATGCCATTTATATTTAGGAATAACATTAAGAAATATAAGAACAATTCATCGTGAGTTCACGACTAATACCCCCCTTCAAATCAACTTAAAATGTGTTCACCTCAAATTCTCAAATGGTTCGATTCAGTTGCTAAGGAAAAAATACGCGCTCGACAGTGTAACAACTCTCTATCGGTAGATGCCCCGGAGGGAAAAAATGGTGGATGTTGTAATAACAGTTTGATACTCTGTGATTTGATTTCAATGAAATCGGGAGTGAAATCTTTTTAGTCCAAAAAAGGCAACTCGCTGGATCTTGTAATATGCTAGAGCTAGCGTCTCAACCAAGGCTGTGGTAACATTATTTCCTAATCGATAAACCCATTTTTTTGTCAACAAATTATTTTCATGACCGATTCATTTTTTCTCTCTTTCCCATGTGCTATAATTGAAATCATCCTTGCTATCTTTGCTAGTAAATCATTTGATGTACGTAGAGTGTTAGTCCTTGTGTGTAAGGGAAAGAATAATGATACACTAATGATCAACCCTATATTCGTTGCATGGAACATATCTACGCTATATTATATATGTTTTCTTAAAAGACCTTATAATAAAAAGTTTTGGTAGAAACTGATAGTATTACGAAATAGTTTGGCAAGGTTACAGGCTTACAATTCTTCTAGCCAACCATATTGGAATTTCTCAGCAAAATGAAACATAAGACCTTGTTAGTCTTAAAGTGTCATTTGCTCTTATTAAATCAATATCTCTTGAGATATCTTATTTTCTCAGGTAAACAAAGAAAGACATATCTTATGTTCTCTAAAAAAAAATGTGTACACTAAACAAATTAGAATTATGGACACAATACATGAAATTTACTAAGATGTCCCTGCTAGCTACGATTCCGTTGTTGAGATTAAGCGGCAGACTAGTATGCAATCATGGAAAAAAAATTGATCTGCAGATGAGATAAATAAAGATGCCCTTTGTTAATTTTTATTCAGAGAGAAAGCCCATAGTTGTTTTTAAGTAGAACTTCATCCAATGATGCAAGCGGGATCCACTTAGATGTTCAAAATTCTTGCCTAAAATTGGACTTACAGACTTGGAATTGACCTAGAAGTCGGATATAAGTAGATCACTCTTGCATCCTAATATTATTGGTGGCCCCCAACTTTTTCACACATGATTTATACTTGAGGAGGAAGAGCTTATTATTCTATTCTTTCTGTCAGGGTGCACGTTTCATGGGTACCTAGCGATTTATATTTTGACGTAGCTGCATCGTCCGTCATGTACCACTAGCCGCCGGCTTTATTTTACGTCCACCGCGCGGTGAGACAGGCAAGATCTGATGCGTAGATTGGCCATCATGGTAACGAGACGGACGGCAGCATCTTCCGTCATCTGGTCACAGACACAGAGTCAGCTTTATTGCAGATCCGAGGGTGGTGGCTCACAGACCAGCAATGTTTAGCTAAAAGTTGTAAATTTAGCTAAAAGTTTAAGCTTGCTATATTTAGTAAAATTAAAGGAAGAAAATACAAACATATACAATATAAAATAAATATATTGTACATCAGGGTGAATTTAATAATATTGATTTGGTGTCGGAACTCTAAAGATTTTAATCTATAACGTTGGTCAAACTTAAATGATGTCCATTTTCAACTAAAATTATATGGCTTATCTACCGAAACAGAGAGTGTATATAATGCATATGCAAAACATGCTGGAAAAGAAATCCTTTTCAGCTTCCTACTCATCATTTGGATTGGGTGCATCAGCAGATTCCCACATAACAGC
This region of Lolium perenne isolate Kyuss_39 chromosome 2, Kyuss_2.0, whole genome shotgun sequence genomic DNA includes:
- the LOC127332030 gene encoding probable glucomannan 4-beta-mannosyltransferase 7, whose product is MEAGEIGGALLFVLAAAAALATAVSTGAVDFSRPLTVGGRLDFQDTISWFIGVFDGSSSESAGGVSLADVYELWVRVRGGVIAPVLQVAVWVCMVMSVMLAVEAVYNSLVSLGVKVIGWRPEWRFKWEPIAGDDEEKGADAHYPMVLVQIPMYNELEVYKLSIGAACELEWPKDRIIVQVLDDSTDPYIKNLVELECEDWASKGMNIKYTTRSGRKGFKAGALKKGMEYDYAKQCEYVAIFDADFQPEQDFLLRTVPFFVHNPKVALVQARWTFVNDTASLLTRVQKMFFDYHFKVEQEAGSATFSFFSFNGTAGVWRAAAIKEAGGWKDRTTVEDMDLAVRATLKGWKFIYVGDIRVKSELPSTYKDYCRQQFRWSCGGAHLFRQVAKDILAAKDVSVVKKFHMLYSFFLVRRVVAPTVTCILYNIILPISVMVPELFIPVWGIAYIPMVLLVVTAIRHPKNIHILPFWILFENVMTMHRLRAALAGLFELSEFNEWAVTKKVGNNFEDTDVPLLQKTRKRIRDRVNFREMLFAAFLFFCASYNLVFPGKTSYYFNLYLQGLAFVFLGLNFTGTCTWCQ